Genomic window (Paenibacillus sp. 37):
AAAATGGCGCTAGCTTTGTCAGATCGAGGTCTGATTAATATGGAGCCTTTGTCTGTGTCCCGCAAAGAGCGACAGAAGCTGGGCTGAGTGAGCGATTGAAGAAGTTGATCCTTTAATATCCAAGGTGGATTGGTTACAATAGTTGAACAAACCACAGTTGGCATCAGCCAAAGGAGAGAAGTCTGCCATGACGGAAGAAGTCGGAATGCAGGAAATGGTCACGTTGAAGACAATCGCGGAAACGCTCAATACCTCCAATGATCTGAACTTAATGCTGGATACCGTGGTCGGCAAATTACTGGAGTTGACCGGATTAACGGCAGGCTGGATGTTTCTGATTAATGAACGTGGAGACTATACCTGTGTTTCGGATTACAATCTGCCTCCGGCATTACTGCGTAAAGATAAGGAGCCCATGCGAACGGGGACCTGCTGGTGTGTGAACCGCTTTAAGGACGGTGAACTCAATCATGCGGTCAACATCATTAACTGTAAACGGTTGGAGGATGCGGTGGAATTCCAATGGGGAGATACCCATGATATTACCCACCATGCAACCGTCCCGTTAAGGTCAGGTGAGAAGATGCTCGGCCTGCTCAACGTGGCTGCGCCAGCCAAGGAACATTTCAGCGACAGTGAACTGGCGCTGTTACAGGGCGTGGCGTACCAGATTGGTAGTGCGGTAGAGCGGATGAGATTGTATCGCGCGGAGCAGCGACGAGCTGATCTGTATGCCAAGCTGGGGGAGTTCAGCACAGCTTTGGGTCTTGCAGTGAACGAATGCAGCAATTCGGATGCTTTTTCTTTAAAAGTTGTACAGCTGCTTGGGCAGCATTATGATTGGCCTTTTGCTACAATTATTCAGCAGAAAAACGGAATGTTCGTCTTGCAGGCAGCCTATGCGGATGATAAGGTTCGAACGTTATCAATTGCGCTGGGCTCTTCAGAAGCGGCGAGCCACATTAACCAACTAATCAATTGTCATCGTGTAACATCACTGTCTGGGACAGAGATCGCTGAGATATTTAACCTATGCAAGCCTGACGAGGCTATGAATTCCATTGCCTCGGGAATTGCTGCTCCCCTTCCATACCATACGCCAGGGGAAATGGGAATTCTGGTGATCGGAATAGGAACATCAGGTCCTGCGCAGGAGGACCGTGAAGTGCTGGAGGCATTGGCCGAACATATTGCTGCCTCATGGGAGAGTCTGAAGCTGGCGGAGAATCGCCGCGAACTTGCACGAATGGAAGAGAGAAACCGTTTGGCTCGCGATCTGCATGATTCGGTTAATCAGATTTTATTTTCACTATCGTTAACTGCTAAAGGCGCGGAAAGTATGTTATCCGGCTCTGAGCAGTTGCACCCGGCAACGGAAGCGATGAAGGATATTCGGGCTTTGTCTCAGGAGGCGCTCAAGGAAATGCGCGCATTGATTATGCAGCTCCGTCCCGCGGGACTGGAAGCAGGGTTGCTCCATGCGCTACAGGAATACGGCACCAGCCAGGGGCTTCAAGTGGTGATGAATCGGACGGGAATGCGGTCTTTACCGCGTAATATAGAAGAAGCATTGTGGCGAATCGGACAGGAAGCGCTGAATAATGTACGGAAACACGCTGATGTTCCTTCTGCTGAGGTCACCCTCAAGTTAAGTAATCATGAAGTGGTGTTCACCGTCACAGATCAGGGAAAAGGTGGTGCGAACAGGCCAAAAGCGTCGTCTGGAAGCTCCCTGGGCCTGTCCATTATGAAGGAACGGGCTCAATCGCTCGGAGGCAGCTTAGAAATAGTGAGTTCTTCCCGTAAGGGAACAACGGTAACGGCAGTCATTCCACTTCCGTTCGAATCTGTATAAAGTCAGGGGGAAGAAGAGATGCCGATTACGATTTTGCTCGCAGATGATCATGCGATGGTGAGAAGAGGTTTGCACGTTTTTTTGACCACACAGCAAGACATGAAGGTTGTGGGCGAAGCATCGAACGGGCAGGAAGCACTATCGCAGGCGGAAGCGTTAAAACCTGACGTGGTATTAATGGATCTGCATATGCCGATTATGGACGGAATCGAAACAGCCAGACGACTGCGCACATTAATGCCAGCAACGCGAATTATTGTACTCACATCGTTTTCCGATCAGGATCATGTGGTTCCTGCTGTGCGTGCAGGGGTGAAGGGGTATCTGCTCAAAGATATTGAACCGGAGGATCTGGCTGTGGCCATTCGCAATGTGCATGCAGGTCGGGTAGAATTGCATCCCGCCGCAGCAGGTCAATTGATGCATGTGATGGCTTCATCCGATTGGTCTATAAATGAACAGCAACCACAGTATATACCGACAGATCGGTCAGCAGATAGTCAATTCCAAGAGCTTAAGCAGACGAAGAAATCCACTGAAGCATCCCTAGGTGGTCTGGATATGCTCACTCGCCGTGAACAAGAGGTTTTGGGACTGATTGCTCAAGGGCTGAGCAACAAGGAAATTGCGGTTCAATTGGTCATTACCGAAAAAACGGTCAAAACCCATGTTAGTCATCTGCTCGACAAACTGGGTCTGGCGGATCGGACGCAAGCGGCTCTTCACGCCGTAAGAAACGGTTGGGTCGTCTGACCATTTCCGCCATATCTTCATACTTAAGTCGTATAAACTCAACCTAAAGGTTGAGTTTTTTGGTATTTCAAGTTAAGTCTATCTGCTGACGATTTGGATGCAAAAGAAAGGTAAGATAAGAGTAGAAATAACAGATCGGTTGAAACATGAGAGTTTGAATTATTAAAAACCAAGGAGAGTGACATGAATGAATATTGTTATTTTGGCAGGAAGCAATCGGAACAATGCAACCAGTACACGTCTGGGAGAGTATGCTGTGGAGATTATTCGAGGTCAGGGACATCAGGCCAGCCTGTTTGATCTGTATCAGACACCACTTCCATTCTACGCGCCAGATGAAAAACAAGCGGATCATGAACATCTGGCAGATTTGAATACACGTATGCTCGCGGCTGATGCAATCATCCTGTCTACACCAGAGTATCACGGCAGTATAAGTGGTGTGCTCAAAAATGCACTGGATCACCTGAGTCAGGCTCATTTCAGCGGTAAGCCGGTCCTGTCCATCAGCTCCTCTGGTGGAGCGGTGGGGGTAAGTTCCCTTTTACAACTGCAGGCAATTGTTCGCAATCTGCATGGCATTAATGCCCAGGAGTGGATATCCATTGGTGGTGCGCAACGCAGACGATTCGAAGCGACCTTTGACGGATACGAAGAGTACGAAGGCAGTCAGGATATAGAGGACCGGGTGCAACGGGTCATTGGATCGTTTTTAAATCTGGCCCAGACGTTAACGAATGCGCGGAATTCAACCATGAGTTGAGAACAAACGAAGATGAAAAATCGGAAAAGGAAAAGAGGTTGAGCATGATGATTACAGGCATATTTGAAACACATCTAAACGTGACGGATCTGGAGAGATCCCATCATTTCTATGAAACGGTCCTGGGTTTACGCCATGCCTATGGGCAGAAAGAACGCGGAAACTCCTTCTACTGGATTGGTGGAAAAGGCAACGCCATGCTGGGATTGTGGCAAAAGGAACCTTCCGAGGTGAAACGTCAACACTTTGCTTTTCATGTATCTCTGGAGGATATGAAACATGCGGTGGCTCACTTGGAGAACAAAGGGATCAAGACACAGAACTTCCTGAATGATGATATCGGTGAACTGTACGTCTTCGGCTGGATGCCTGCGGTATCTGTATATTTTAACGATCCGGATGGTCATTTGCTTGAATTCATCGCCATGCTCCCGGATGAAGCGAAGCCTGAACTTGGCATGGTGCCGTGGAGTCAGTGGGAGGAGATGCAGGAGAAGACTGTATGATGATTGAAGAATTACAGTTATATACAACACGGCTGGAGGACCTCAAGCATTTTTATCGTGATACGTTGGGAATGGAGGTGTCCAATGCGACAGATCAGGCTTTCAACCTGGAGGTTGGAGGGACAAAGATGATTTTCAAACCGTGTGAAACAGATCGTGAGCCCTTTTATCATGTGGCCTGGTCGATTCCGACGAATCGGTTCAAGCAAGCGAAGCAGTGGGCTGCATCACGTGTTGTTTTAAGCAGAGAAGGAGATCGGGATGAGACGTACTCTACTAACTGGAACTCTCATTCTCTCTATTTCGAAGATCCGGCAGGCAATATTATTGAGCTGATTGCTCATCATCGTATTCAAAACGAGAGTGACCATGACTTCTCGACTCAAGATATATTACAGGTGTGTGAGATTGGCCTAGTGACGGAGGATGTTCTGTCTACGGTGAATGAGCTTCAGCGGATTGGACTCACGCGCTGGGGTGAGGTTAGTGATACCTTTGCTCCTGTAGGAGATGTACATGGTTTATTTATTGTGGTGAAGAAGGATCGGACGTGGTTTTTCTCTACGCAAAAAGCAGAGATTTATCCGCTGGAAGTATCCATCCGTGGGGTGGGCAAGCTTCGAATTGGCTAAACTTTGCATTCCGGGGCAAAACGGGCATATGTGGAGCAATTCCATCATGTTATAGAAGTAAACGCTTTATTTATTCATTCCAGGGTAGTTTCTCTGATGGGCTTACATATGATGAAGGGTGGTGGCAAGCTTGGATCGACGTTTGTTGGAAGATGGACTTGCGATTATCGTTTCCAGTCGGGAACGTACAGGAGATCTGTGGCACGCCCATTATGGAGCGGGTGCAATTGCGGCATATTTTTGGGTACGGGAAAATCGTCTCACTGCCCTTGCCGCTGGCAGTGTTACGGCCGAAGCAAAAGCCATGCTTCGCCAGCATGGAATCAGCCCTGGTCAGACCTCTCCGATTGGTGAGATGATGCCCAAGAAAGATGCCGAAGCGCGTATTACGGACGCATTGGATCGAACGATTGGAGAACTGCACTGGATTGGACACCAGGCCATCTACGGGGCAATCAGTCTGAAAGCTATTCGCGAACTGGATGGATGGGGCACTGCGGAGGATATTGGTCGGCTGGTTGAACTGATCGATTCATTCGATCGAACCATCCCGGGAAGATCTTGGATGAACACAACGATGAAAGAAATTCGCAGTCTCAAGCCGGAAAAAAGCGATGGTTTCCCTGATATTGAAGATCCAGTTCAGTTGTCACGTCTGATTCTGGATGAGCTTGTTGCTTTCCAGACTATCTATCACGCGGAAGCGCATCATGATCTGATCGGTCATATGCTGACCTATGGACATGCGCTTAACATATTATATGAATTGGGTTATCCGGCATTATTCCACAAAGGCATTCCGCCTTTCCTTACCATGGTGAAGGCACTACGCTTAAGCCGAGATGTGGATATTGAACAGGCGATGCCGACATTGCAATCACCCGTAGACCTGCTTCCACTGGAACGGGCGGAACGATCAGTGGCGCTCCCTCATGAACTGGAATACTGGCTCACCGACAGACGTTCCCGTGACTGGAACGGAGGTCATGTGTTCAAATTCCCGTTCAGCTTCTATCATCATGCCAAGAACGGGGAGCCCGTACCAGAAACATGGGAGAACTTTCGTTATATCATCGCGTGAGATAAAACATACATTTCAGAAGGGGTGTCCGTCATGACGGACACCCCTTCTAGACATTATTCTGGTCTACCGAATTGTGGGCATCCTGTACCTGTTTAACGGGGCCAAATTTCAAGGATAAACAGGATCAGCATGACTCTGGACACCAGCATGTATGGTGATTTTCGTACGGGCTGACGCGCTGCCCATATTCCCCAGGAGCTCATAAGTGCAATACTCCCCCAGAACATCCATAAGGAGATGCCTTCGGGTGTAAATAGAAAGGACAGCTTGGGCAGTCCCCTGTTGCCAGCCCCAAGAAGAACAGTGGTCATATAGACGAGCACAAGGAAAAACAACTCGAAGAGCAGGGTTTGCAGCCAGAAATAATAGATGTTGAACACTCGTAGCATGATGACTGTGATCAGGATAAACAGGATACCCACAGATAAGAATGTTGCCGCGGTCCACCCAATGAGAGATGTTGTTATAACATCTGTTTCCTGATATAAGATGTACATCGCCAACGCATACATAGCGGGGCCCGCCATATAACTGGTGACAGCAATCCAAAGATAGAAGAAATACCTCTTTTTCATGGTCATATCCATCCTTTATTGTTTGTAGGATTTGAAAGCTACTTATGTCATATAAACATCATCAGGATGGGTTTGGTTGGACTATCGATAGGAGTTTCTCGCGAGAAATCGGCATTTAACCGCCATAGAGACGACCACATTCAGGCGTAATTCATCCCGTTTACCATCAGCACGAGTGGGCAAAGGAGGTAAAATGGTATTATCGGATCAGCAGCAAGGCAGACACACCGACAGCTCATACGCTAACGTACAGCCGGCCAGGGGACCGGTTTTTTAATTCGGTGATTGCATCCTTGCCCTGATCGGGTATTAAAGACTAAACAGATAACAGGAGGCTACGTGATATGAAAACAGTATTGTATGTTCCACTGGATGATCGTCCAGCGAATCTGGATGATGTGATTGTGCAAGGGAAAGCAGCCGGTATCCATATCGTTACACCGAACCTGAGTGATATTAAGAATCGTCTGGATTCGGAGAAAACCGTAGATGGCACAACGCTGCTCGGCACCTCCGCGCCGGTTTATGGCAAACCGTCCAAGATTCACGACTTTATTCTGAAACATGCTGCCAAGGTCGACGGATTCATTATCTCATCCGATATGCTAGCTTATGGCGGTCTGATTGGCAGTCGTCAACTCCGCGAAGATGGAGGAGGCGCCTATCCTGAATATGATGATGAGACCACTCGTTTGCTGGACGTGATCCGCGTGATCAAGCAAAAATATCCACGCAAACCCGTATTTGTAATGGATACCATCATGCGTTTGGCTACAACCTCGTTTGCAGATGGCTTGGCGCTCGACGCATATAATGAGTCCCGTGCGTTGATGCAGCAGCCGCGTCAGACATACACCGAATTTGAAGATATTATTCAAGGATATAACCTGTCCCCGGATGGAGTGGAGTATGGGATAACGACCTATTTTGATAAAGAACAGTATTACAACACAAGACAGCATAAATTCAAAACAAATCTGTACATTTTGGAGCAGCTGGCTCGCACAGGTTATATCGATTTCCTTGCAGTTGGTGTTGACGATGCCAACACGCAGGGGGTTCAGATCAATGAAATCAAATATGTAGAAGCGCGGATCAATGACTGGTTGGGTGGAACCAATGGGCAAAATCCGGATCGTGCTATCATTCTGCCGGATGCAGATGGTCTGGGGCACGCTTTGGTTGCTCGCATGGCTAACCAGTTGTTCCGAGGTGGGGCGAAGACACGTTACGGCGTGAAATATTTTGGTCCTCACGGCAATACCATCATTAACACGTATGAGTACATGGATGTACACGAGA
Coding sequences:
- a CDS encoding VOC family protein; the encoded protein is MMITGIFETHLNVTDLERSHHFYETVLGLRHAYGQKERGNSFYWIGGKGNAMLGLWQKEPSEVKRQHFAFHVSLEDMKHAVAHLENKGIKTQNFLNDDIGELYVFGWMPAVSVYFNDPDGHLLEFIAMLPDEAKPELGMVPWSQWEEMQEKTV
- a CDS encoding DUF4127 family protein; amino-acid sequence: MKTVLYVPLDDRPANLDDVIVQGKAAGIHIVTPNLSDIKNRLDSEKTVDGTTLLGTSAPVYGKPSKIHDFILKHAAKVDGFIISSDMLAYGGLIGSRQLREDGGGAYPEYDDETTRLLDVIRVIKQKYPRKPVFVMDTIMRLATTSFADGLALDAYNESRALMQQPRQTYTEFEDIIQGYNLSPDGVEYGITTYFDKEQYYNTRQHKFKTNLYILEQLARTGYIDFLAVGVDDANTQGVQINEIKYVEARINDWLGGTNGQNPDRAIILPDADGLGHALVARMANQLFRGGAKTRYGVKYFGPHGNTIINTYEYMDVHENVVRHVDIVGGVLVVDSAYPEPEVVTDPMTSVDNEQLVAVSVEQVVPFDMASELDRMTKGHPGNSGENTSIDIEIIAITALDQVQAALEQLTLNGEQGLPSVLIDFVGKGPANVDVAEALLNSPYTGRVLGYSAWNTPGNKIGIAVGMGQSRYALITTEKHEHKLRDAMNAHGSLLFKRFLKDYYYKAVAIAEIRTYSRAHALYTNVATLSDQNMLLFNSEEDYAHLQTLLRDLMQTYTTALANKTAFQSGNVAIKQICNDELSYATYGSALLEYANPDFIWGRAFEITLNPKVTLN
- a CDS encoding VOC family protein, with amino-acid sequence MMIEELQLYTTRLEDLKHFYRDTLGMEVSNATDQAFNLEVGGTKMIFKPCETDREPFYHVAWSIPTNRFKQAKQWAASRVVLSREGDRDETYSTNWNSHSLYFEDPAGNIIELIAHHRIQNESDHDFSTQDILQVCEIGLVTEDVLSTVNELQRIGLTRWGEVSDTFAPVGDVHGLFIVVKKDRTWFFSTQKAEIYPLEVSIRGVGKLRIG
- a CDS encoding NADPH-dependent FMN reductase, whose amino-acid sequence is MNIVILAGSNRNNATSTRLGEYAVEIIRGQGHQASLFDLYQTPLPFYAPDEKQADHEHLADLNTRMLAADAIILSTPEYHGSISGVLKNALDHLSQAHFSGKPVLSISSSGGAVGVSSLLQLQAIVRNLHGINAQEWISIGGAQRRRFEATFDGYEEYEGSQDIEDRVQRVIGSFLNLAQTLTNARNSTMS
- a CDS encoding GAF domain-containing sensor histidine kinase, with the translated sequence MNKPQLASAKGEKSAMTEEVGMQEMVTLKTIAETLNTSNDLNLMLDTVVGKLLELTGLTAGWMFLINERGDYTCVSDYNLPPALLRKDKEPMRTGTCWCVNRFKDGELNHAVNIINCKRLEDAVEFQWGDTHDITHHATVPLRSGEKMLGLLNVAAPAKEHFSDSELALLQGVAYQIGSAVERMRLYRAEQRRADLYAKLGEFSTALGLAVNECSNSDAFSLKVVQLLGQHYDWPFATIIQQKNGMFVLQAAYADDKVRTLSIALGSSEAASHINQLINCHRVTSLSGTEIAEIFNLCKPDEAMNSIASGIAAPLPYHTPGEMGILVIGIGTSGPAQEDREVLEALAEHIAASWESLKLAENRRELARMEERNRLARDLHDSVNQILFSLSLTAKGAESMLSGSEQLHPATEAMKDIRALSQEALKEMRALIMQLRPAGLEAGLLHALQEYGTSQGLQVVMNRTGMRSLPRNIEEALWRIGQEALNNVRKHADVPSAEVTLKLSNHEVVFTVTDQGKGGANRPKASSGSSLGLSIMKERAQSLGGSLEIVSSSRKGTTVTAVIPLPFESV
- a CDS encoding response regulator, which translates into the protein MPITILLADDHAMVRRGLHVFLTTQQDMKVVGEASNGQEALSQAEALKPDVVLMDLHMPIMDGIETARRLRTLMPATRIIVLTSFSDQDHVVPAVRAGVKGYLLKDIEPEDLAVAIRNVHAGRVELHPAAAGQLMHVMASSDWSINEQQPQYIPTDRSADSQFQELKQTKKSTEASLGGLDMLTRREQEVLGLIAQGLSNKEIAVQLVITEKTVKTHVSHLLDKLGLADRTQAALHAVRNGWVV